Within the Naumovozyma castellii chromosome 1, complete genome genome, the region cctgGATTACCTCTTTGCTTTTTATAAGCCTTTTCTTGTTCAGTTGTACGATCCTTCTGCGTTTTCTTATAGGAACGGGCACCTGATGACTCTTCTAGAGCTTCTTGcctttttctcttcttaCTATTAACctcttttttatttttagcAAGAGCACCAAATATCTTTgcattcttcttttctgcTTCAGTTTGGAACCAGGTTCTTCTAGGTCTCGATTGGATTTCCTGTTTATGCTTCAACATGTTTTCACCCTTCTTTAATTGCATCTCAGCTcttaaaatttctttttcttgtttttcttccacgagaacatcttcaatggtATCTGACATTTTTTCAACCAACTTATTTGTCTCTTCCACTTGATTCCAATTTACTTGCCTACCGAGAGCTCTACTACCATCACTCTTTATCTTTGAAACCTCCTCCACGCTCTTGATAGCATCCCTTACTATACTTCTTTCATTAGAAGTTTCACCAACAAATGAGACTGATCGACCTTCCCTTCCTGCTCTTGCCGTACGACCAACTCTATGcaaataaatttcataACTCTTTGGCATATCATAGTTGATAACTACCtcaatttttggaatatccAAACCTCTAGATGCCAGATCGGTACAGATCAATACAGGTATTTCCAAACTCTTAAATTTAGTCACAGATTCTAAACGTTGTTCTTGCGATAGCGAACCATGCAATTCAGCAACATTCATACCTAACAAACCAAGAATAATTCTTAGTCTATGTGCCATTTCCTTTCTAGAGACGAAAACAACCATTCTCTTTTGTCCATATCCATCCAGTTTCTTGATTAGATTGAATAACAATGCAGGTTTCAAATGATCTCTCGCACGAATACGAACAAATTCTTGTGTTAATCTGGATGCAGCTTGCTTTGGAGGGTCGATCATAATTCTCACTGGTTTCCTTAAAGAAAGACTTACTAACTGTTTAATTTTAGAGTTCATTGTGGCGGAGAAAAGTAACGTTTGTCTCttatttggtaataattgcataatttcatttagCTCTTCTTGGAAACCTTCTTCTAACATTCTATCAGCTTCATCAATGACCAAAATTTCCACCGAATCAACGTTAAAACTGGCCGAATTTCTAATATGATCAATAAATCTACCTGGCGTAGCAATAACAATATCAGGTCTAGCCTTtagttcttgttcttgttgtcTTAAGTTCAAACCACCAACTGCTAAACCAAATGTTATCCCATTAATGAACTTCCCAATCTTCTTCCCGACATCAGAAATTTGTATAGCCAATTCACGTGTAGGAGTTAACACGATGACTCTAGTAGCTGCTATTTTGGCAGATTTAAATAGTAGACGTTCAATAACTGGAATCATGAACGCGGCAGTTTTACCAGACCCTGTCACAGCACCTGCGATAATATCTTTACCTGATAAAGCCACCGGAATAGTAGCACTTTGAATAGGAGAGGGTTTGGTGTAACCAAGAGTGGCTAAACCTTTTAAGACCGGACGTGATAATGATAGACTATTGAAATTTGCATatgtttgtttctttgcATCATCACCTTCACTTGCTGGAGCATAGAATTTTTCGATGGCTTCTCCcgaatcttcttcattttcttcttcatcatcgtcagAATTTCCAATTGCAGTtagttcttcttgttcatcttcagagttatcttgttcttgttcttcacctccatcttcttctttttcatcCTTGGCTCCCATGCCGAATCCGTCTAGAGCAAGTTCATCTTCGTCTTGTTCTTGATCGTCTTCAGATTCTTCGTCTTGgtcatcatcttcacctTCAATGTGGGCCATCTTAATTAACCCAccttttcttctaataatcttttccaaatcgACATCTTTTTTAACGTCATCATTCTTACTCTTATCATTTCCATCGAAGTCCCATCCTTGAAATCCAGAAGCTTTACTAAattcgtcatcatcatccaaattaaaattgaagtcttcattcaaatcttcatgAACTTCGTCTTCACCGTGCGCGTTCAATTGATTAGAATTACCCTTTTTGCCcttcttctgtttctttTGCTTCTTGGAGGAtacatttttctttacttCAACTGGAGCTGATGATTCAACATCAGAATTGTCATCTAAATCAGGaatatcatcttcactATCACTAATCGTGGGTACAAAATCTAGATTCTTaaagttcttcttcattataatAAACTCGCTGTTTTTTGACACAGGATTATCAATTCAGAAGTATAGatttatattataatttcttaacacttgtaataatttcaagttcctctcatctcatctcatcgcATCGAGAATTTCTTAAACTATTCAATAtcagaaaatttttcaacctCGTTTAAAATGATTTCAAGCGCCGTAAAATATgggaaaatttcaacattgAACCAGAGTAAATGAAGGGATGAAAATTCTAAATAACTACTTTCTCAAAAAACTAATTGACCCAGTGTTATTCCTTTTGGGCCAAGTTTTAAGTGATTACTAACACGTGTGATTTCTATCTTTTTACCTGTTTAACTTACAATATAATGATCTTCAAAAATGAGTTCTCATGTAAGCTTGTCAATATAAGTGACTACtaaaataattattatgAAAGAATACTGTTTTTCCGTATTTAACATTTAACTTCAAGGTTTAATAGGTGGTATTGTGAACCTAATCTAAAGAATTTGGAGAGGCTCGTCCAAGTAGGGTGGAGATATGACGAAGAGCAGATATACTTGAGGGTAAAATATGCCTGCAACAAAGTGTATTTTTAGTACACACCTTCAAGATGTTGTGGGCGGTGCTAGCTGATGGTTAAAAGACTGCCGCGCCTGTTATGAAATTACTGGGGATCAAAAGTGGAACAACATGAGACGCATGCGTACGTGAAAGTTCCCACAGTATTTTTGTCTAGCCAATGCCACATTTGGAGATAGAACCCCATTTTTGTTAATAGAGGGGTGAAATGATTTAGGGAAACAGTATATAATTCTATTAGGGTGTTACATTATGCACATCCTAAGGTGTTACTGATCCTTCTGGGTTTGGTACTACACATAAGCTCAAGAGGAAAAGTTCATACAATGCTCAAGgtttttcttattattgCTTCTAACTCCAAGAAAATTGCTCGGTGGTATTTTCCCTTCTTTAGTCCTTCTGCATTATTCTATTTCATTGGTTGCTTTTTTTCTGCATCTAATAACcagaattttttttggcAGCCTTAGCGTATGTATAATCAACATAGTTATTGAGTAATTGtatatgtatgtatgtatgtatgtaaATAATGTTATATTTTAGTGTATGTGTTCTTACCTCAGCCGTTTGATCAGACTTTTTTTCCCAAGTTGACAGCAAAATTACAGGCATTGCCAAGAAAGGAAAAGTCCGGGAGACACATTCAAAAGCAAGCTCAATGGATTTAAGGTACTCAAAAAAAGGTATGAAAAGCAGCTATATTTTAGCCTCCAATACAATAACTAATagaaataattcaaattaaattttctaGGTATGATCTTTTCGTAGTTAATTCAAGTCGCGTGAAGTAGAAAATTCCAGTTTGACACCCCATTAATAAAGCAAAAACACATCAGCTAAAAAGGTCTTATGTTCTTAATCTCTTTTATGTTAAGGTATTCAACTCCTTTTATCAACTGAGTTTATTGGGAGGATCCTTAAACCAAACAACTTATAAACCAGAAAGCCATGGACGATCCAAGTTCACAACACTTGCCAGTTGAATGagatcttcaatattttattttgtgAAAACGAGTGCAACAAAGAGGctagaaagaaaaagatatCTAAAAGACGTGAAAATGTTTCTAAGAAAAAAAGCTCCACACCCACTTGTCAAGCAGAGAAAGCAGAGCAAAACGAAAGACATTTTTGTCAGGAAAGAAAAGGCCAGCAATGGCTATTCATGATATTcctattgaaaaaaattggaatgtCTGATGTTTTCGTGCTTCAGCTTGAACTTTTAACtcgaaaagaaaataagatattggtcaaattgaaagaatatagTCAAAGGGGAAAAACAAATTGTTCCGGTCTGgtaattttttcctttaaaCAGAAGGAAATGTCTCGTGATAACTCTGTTACTTGTAAGCGTTATAACACAGTATCGATAACATTATTGTCGAGagtaaataatttatttttttggaaattaaatGGATTTTTATTTGGTGATTAAGTTGAGTTAATTATcaactttttgaaaaagctaataaataattaattaccttttttaatttattttgataaGATTTGTGTTCCTTATCTTGTAGAGCAATGGTAGGGTTACTTTGTTCAgtcatttttattattcatatacaatattttcttcgtGGTTTTTtctatataataaaatatataatatctaAACTAATATTTAACCAATACATTCTTTCTAACATTTCTTACCCTTTATATAGTTTTCCATTT harbors:
- the DRS1 gene encoding putative ATP-dependent RNA helicase (ancestral locus Anc_5.208) — its product is MKKNFKNLDFVPTISDSEDDIPDLDDNSDVESSAPVEVKKNVSSKKQKKQKKGKKGNSNQLNAHGEDEVHEDLNEDFNFNLDDDDEFSKASGFQGWDFDGNDKSKNDDVKKDVDLEKIIRRKGGLIKMAHIEGEDDDQDEESEDDQEQDEDELALDGFGMGAKDEKEEDGGEEQEQDNSEDEQEELTAIGNSDDDEEENEEDSGEAIEKFYAPASEGDDAKKQTYANFNSLSLSRPVLKGLATLGYTKPSPIQSATIPVALSGKDIIAGAVTGSGKTAAFMIPVIERLLFKSAKIAATRVIVLTPTRELAIQISDVGKKIGKFINGITFGLAVGGLNLRQQEQELKARPDIVIATPGRFIDHIRNSASFNVDSVEILVIDEADRMLEEGFQEELNEIMQLLPNKRQTLLFSATMNSKIKQLVSLSLRKPVRIMIDPPKQAASRLTQEFVRIRARDHLKPALLFNLIKKLDGYGQKRMVVFVSRKEMAHRLRIILGLLGMNVAELHGSLSQEQRLESVTKFKSLEIPVLICTDLASRGLDIPKIEVVINYDMPKSYEIYLHRVGRTARAGREGRSVSFVGETSNERSIVRDAIKSVEEVSKIKSDGSRALGRQVNWNQVEETNKLVEKMSDTIEDVLVEEKQEKEILRAEMQLKKGENMLKHKQEIQSRPRRTWFQTEAEKKNAKIFGALAKNKKEVNSKKRKRQEALEESSGARSYKKTQKDRTTEQEKAYKKQRGNPGKKNSKKGKK